The window CTTTGACACCAAGCGCCTGATAAAGGGCCTGGGTGAAGTCACCGCCGCTTTATTGAAACAGCCCAAAGAGCTGCTGAAACCCGCCGTCTGGGGACTGACCGCCAACCTGTTGTATAGCGCCATGTCCGGCAAACCCTTCATCTCAGCGGAGAAGAAGTTGGGGGATCCCATGTTTGCCGACTTGTTTCAATATCTTAATCGTTTCACTCCTGATTCCAGCAAACACCCCGCCATGCCTTGGCGGGAAGGCAGCGACTGGACGCGGGAGGAAATGGAGTTGTTCGATTCCGTCTCCCTGCATGACCTGCTGTTTAACCCGGCCACGCGACGCTCCCTGCCACAGCATCTGGTTCCCAGGCATCGCTTTGGCTCATTAGTGAAAGACGCGGTGGAAACCACGCTACGCGTAGAGTGCCTTTCTATCAAAGACGTCTCCGCCTACGTCGGCCTGCATTTCCTGGTGGGATACCTTTATCGTCCTCTGGTCACCTTTCCCGGCGGTAACGGTTATATCGCGGATCGCATACGCCAGCGCCTGATGAGCACTGGCTCCTGTAAATTCAAGGCAGGTTCCCGGGCTTATTCCATCACCCAGAATCAAGAAGGCGTAAAGGTCTGTTTTCAGCAGGAAGGCAAAAACTATTACGCCAACGCCAACGCGCTGATCTGGGCTGGAGCCAAACACGGAGCCCTGTCGGTGGTGGATGGGTTGCCGTCACAGCAAAAATCCGCCATCGCAGAAATTGAACACCGGGATTACGCCATCGCCGGTGTGTATTTGAAAAAAGCCGCGCTGACCAATTACTTCGGCGGCTACGTCATCGAAGGCGATATCGGCGGTCGCTACCCGAACAGCTGGTGCCGCAGCGGCGTCTGCCTGGCGGCGAACTGGAAAGACCCCGCCTACGCCGGCGACCTGGGCGTCCTGACGCTGCTGAAGCCCATTTCCGGCTCCGCCGATCAAGGCAAGTTGGACAAAGCCAATTTCCGTAACCTGCAGCAAACCGCCTACGGTGAAGTGCGCGATATGCTGATCGCCACCGGTCACTCCCCTGACCTGATTGAAGATATCAAATTATGGCGCTGGCCCGGCGGCCTGGTGGTATCCAAGGTAGGACAAATGAAACATGACGTGTTCGCCAACGCCTCTCAACCCGTCGGCGCGGTGTTCTTCGCCAATCAGGACAGCGTCGGCATGGGCAATATGGAAAGCGCCATCTGGGCTGGCTGCCACGCCGCAGACCAAGTGCGTCAGCATATCCGCTCTCACCGCAGCGTCGTTTCCCATATCGGCGACTATGCAGCAACCCAGAGCTAAGACGCCAATCAAGGAAAGGGAACTGATATGACTTACGATTCGCACATTGTGGAAGTCTCCGGACAACAAAAGTCCAACACGCAAAGTCTGGGAGGCAAGGCCAGCTCGCTGAATACGCTGGCGGCGGCGGGATTTCCCGTCCCCAGGGCGTACTGCCTGACCGTGGACGCTTACGCCTCCTTTCTGCAGGAGTCAGGACTGGATCAATGGATCAGCGGCCTGGAGCAATGGGACGCCAGCGCGTTTACGCAAATTCGCCAGCGTATTGAAGATACCCAACTGCCCTCTTCGTTACGTCAGGCGATCGTCGGCGCATACAAGGACATCGGGGCCGAACGCGTGGCGGTGCGCTCTTCCGCCATCAGCGAAGACAGCGAGGAACACTCCTTTGCAGGCCAGTACGACACCTACCTGCATGTAGAAAACGAAGAAAACCTGGTGGACTGCGTGAAGCGCTGCTGGGGGTCTTTCTGGACAGAGCGCGCCCACGCTTACGAAGGCCGTCAGGACCAACGCCGCAGCAACGACGCCAACGCCCCCAAACAAGGCATCGCCGTGGTGATTCAGGCCATGATCGATGCAGACGCCGCGGGGGTTCTGTTCACCGCCGATCCCCTGAACGGTGATCCGCAGCGTACGGTCATCGAGTCCTGCTGGGGATTGGGCGAAGGCGTAGTTTCGGGTCAGGTGACCACCGACACTTTTGTTGTCGACAATCAGAAAATGGAACTGCTGGAGCAAACCCTGCGGGAAAAACCGGTGATGTCCACCCGCGCAGAGAACGGCGGCGTCTGCCTGCGTAAAACGGCGACAGATAAAATCAACGCCCCTACCCTCAACGAAAATGAAGCCCTGGCCCTCGCGGGTTACGCCAACGCCATCCGCAGTCACTATGGACGGGAGATGGATATTGAGTGGGCGCTGAAGGACGGCAAGATCTGGATTCTGCAGGCCCGCCCCATCACCGTCACGCCAACCCGCGGCGACAACCGACTGTTTGCGGACGCCGATGAAAGCAATAGCTACATACGTGACAACGCTCTGTTCTCACGTATGGATACCGGTGAGATCGTCACCGGACTGATGACGCCATTGGGGCTGTCGTTCTGCCGCTTCTACCAGCACAAAGTACATGGCCCTGCGGTCAAAACCATGGGGTTATTGGATATCGGCGATTCTCAGCACTACATGGGCTACTTACAGGGACATGTGTATCTCAATATTTCCGCGTCGGCGATGCTGTTGACTCAATGCCCTCCAACCCGAGACCCGTTGAAATTCACCAAGCGTTACTCTACGGAAGAAGTGGACCTCAACTTCTACACCAACCCCTACGGCAAAGCGCCGCAAGGGCTGCAATATCTCAAGAGCGCGGGTTACTGGACATTGTATCAAGTGCGCAACCTGATGACGGCGGAGCGCACCGTGCGCGACATGATCTCATTGCGCAAACGAGAGACCGAACGCTTCCTGAAGCTGGATCTCAGCGCCATGTCGCTGAGCGAGCTGAATGCGGAAATGCAACGCATCGACCGTTATTTCCTGGAATCCTGCGCCGCCTATATGCCGTTCTTTCTGCAGTCGTTCGCGCTATACGACGCGCTCGCCGAGCTGTGTGAGAAGTGGCTGGGCGATACCAGCAAAGGTTTGCAGAATCGCATTAAAGCGTCTCTCAGCAACCTGCGCACCATCGAAGTGACCCGCGGCGTTTGCGATCTGGCGGCCTCCATCCAACGTTCAAATCATTTGCGACAACTGGTTCTGGAGACGCCGCTGGAGCAATTGGCGCAGGCGCTACAGAACGACGCCGAAGGCGCTCGCTTCTGGAACAATGATTTCATGGCGTTTCTGCGCGACTACGGCGCCCGTGGGCGTCAAGAGTTCGAGCTCAGCATCCCGCGCTGGGCTGACGATCCCAGTTATCTGTTGCAGGTGATTCGAATGTACCTGACCAGTGACGTGCAGTTGGAGTCACGGCTGGAGGAGATCGATCGTAAACGGGATGACGATACCCGCGCCCTGCTGTCAGGCCTGCCATTGCGCATTCGCCTGCTGTTCAAGTTCGTCATCTCCACCTACGCCAAAATGGCGGAGCGACGCGAAGCCACCCGCCCCACTTATATTGCGCAAACCTGGTTCTACCGCAAAATCATCGTCGAAGTGATGCGTCGCCTCAGCGCGGAGAAAGTGCTGAAAATGGAGGACTTGCCTTACATCGACTTCAACGAGCTGCGCGATTACCTGGCCGGAAAAAAATCAGCGCAACAGGCTTTCTCCGCAGAACTGATTGAGCGCAACCGCCGCAGCCACTTGTTGAACCAGCGTCTGCAGGAACCGCCTATGGCGATTGTCGGCGGACATACCCCCCAGCGCGAAACGGCGGAAACAGCGCCCACGGATGACAACCAAGTGTTTCAGGGCATCGGCGCCAGTCCCGGCGTCGCCATGGGCCGCGCCCGCGTCATTACGGATCTGCCCCGGCAGGCGGAAGAGTTTCAGCAAGGCGAAATACTGGTGGCACGCTTCACCGACGCCTCCTGGACGCCGCTGTTCGTGCTCGCCGCCGGCGTCGTCGCCGACGTAGGATCGATGTTATCGCACAGTTCCATTGTGTCCCGGGAATTCGGCATACCCGCCATCGTCAACACTAAAACCACCACTCGCCGCATCCGCACCGGGGATATGCTCTATCTCGACGGAGACGCAGGCATCGTGCGCATAGAAGAACGCAAGGAGGACGCCAGCCAGTAGATATCCGCCTGACAATAAAAGATGCAATGAGCGTAGCGGCCCGCCACAGACAGAAAAATAGGCCGCTCTGATTTTGCGTTAAGTAAACATCGACCTCAGCCAAGTTGTAGTCCGGCTGCAGACAGATTCCAGCTAGCAGGGATCAGGGGCTTCTTTGCGCCTGAAAAAGTCCCTGGAACAGTGACGAGAATAGAGGGAGATTGATTATGGAAATTACGATAGGGGTCATCGTCGTCACCCGCAGTCGCGGTTTTTTCGAAACCGGACTCAGCGTTTTGAGCGACATTCGCGGTGAAGTATTCCAGCAAGTATCTCTGGATGCGGATATCGAATTCGAGGAAAAGCTACCCAGTACGCACCCCGTTTATGAAGAAGCCCGCGACAAAGCGGTGCGTTTCCTGGGCAAGCGCAAGGAACGCATTTCCATGCGGGTGATTCAGGCGGACAGTCTTGAGCGGGCGCAGGACAAAATCCTGCAAACGCCCCTGCTCGGCGCCAACTTCCAGGTGGGCATGGTGTACGTCGACTACGCTGATCCCCAGTTTGAAGATCTGGCGCCACAGCAGATCGACATGCAATTACAGACTTTCTACACGACGCTGCGGCAAGCGGATATTCCCGTCTTCCAGTCCTCATTTTCAACCGTGGTCTACACCCTGCCGCAACGTCCGCGCATACGGCACCAGCCAATGGAGTACATCGAGCGTCAGCTACCGGATGACCGGTCTCTTTTGCAGGCGGACCTGCTGTGTCTGTGGATGGACTTCTTTGAAATGAGTTACGCCAACCGCCGCGTCAAACCCACAGCCAGGGTGCTGCCACACAACACTCTGGGAGAGCATCTGATCAACTTCCTCAGTGAGCGCGCGGGATCGGAATGGCTGGGTTTCTATTTCACCGGCTCGCTGGTCTCCAACATGATCAATCATCTGGAGCAAGAGGCGGAACGCCGCAATGTGCTGCTGCTGCGCGGCCCCAGCGAGCACAGTCTGGCCTGTGGCGCGATGGCCAACTGGCAGCTGTATCGCCGCCCCTTCATGATCGTGGTCACCAGCGGCATGATCGACGAATTCAAAGGCACTATCGCCAACCTGCGGGAAGCGCGGGCGCAAGGCTTCATCGTCTGCGCGGAAAACCGTCATGATCAATGGTTCGCTTTTCAGGGCACCGTATCAGCGGAGGAAGATTCACGGGAGGTGATTAAAGCCCGCGGGCTGCCCTGCCTGTACCTCAACGATGTCGATCGCCTGCAGGAAGACCTGCAGAAGGCGATGGAGCTGTACGACGCCAAGCGCGGTCCAGTGGTGCTGCTGGCCACCCAGGCGGTGCTGGAAGCCTGCAGCCGCTTTGACATTGCTTATCCGCCCGCTCCGAAAGCGGCGTCGGACATTATTCCCGAATCAGTCCAGCCGGTGCTGGATCAAGTCATGTCATTGCTGAATAACGGCCCGGACAAACTGGTCTGGCAGTGCGGCGCCATGGATGATGAAGAGCTGGAGCTGACGTTGTCCATCGCAGAGCGCGCGGGCGTTGCGTTGGTGGACTCACTCACCTATCCCGGCTCGGTACCCAAGTTCCGTCATTGCCAGCGCAATCGCAATTACCTGGGCACCTTGGCGGTCTATGGCTACAGCCCGCGGGTGTACAACTTTCTGCACACCAACGACAAAATGAATCCGCAGTCCGAGCAGTGCCTGTTCTTCATCAAGAGCAAGCTGCATCAAGTAAGCACGCCCTTCTCCGATGGACGCTTGCAGCGCAAGCTGCAGATTGTGCAGTTGACTGAAAACCCCGAGCATATTTCGCCTTACACCGACTTCCCGCTGGTGCTGGAGCACAAACAGTTTCTTCGCTACGTGGACCAGCATCTGGCCCCGTCGTCAGAGCTGGTGGCGCGCCGTTATGAAGCCATCGCTTCCGTGCCTGATTCGCCCTCGGATATGGCGAGCCGTTTACCGACCACCCCCATGACGCCGAACTATTTCTTCGCCCGCCTCAACAAGCTGATGGAGAAACTGATCGTCGAACATGGCTATGACTACACAGGTCTGTATGACGTCGGACGCTGCGGCATTTCAGCTGTGCGCAATCTGGCGCGCACTCGTCGCGGATTTTCCGGCTGGTATGGACGCGCGTTGATGGGCGATGCGCTCATGGCCAGCATCAGTCTCGCGTTCACCAGTCCTTCCAACGTGGTGGCGTTCATCGGCGACGGAGCCAAAGGACTCACTCCCGATGTGCTCCCCTCGCTGTTGGAGAACGCCTTGAGC is drawn from Hahella sp. KA22 and contains these coding sequences:
- a CDS encoding NAD(P)/FAD-dependent oxidoreductase; this translates as MESQDNSQYAGEAPVFPSKDFECNQGSFDETDTSAPQHAGDYDVIIVGGGMSGLSSAWKLRERKLLVLDQRDRFGGAARLEQRDGLLYASGASCFQLPTGDNEVSHLLQDLDLWNQWRSTAEDTLVIFDTKRLIKGLGEVTAALLKQPKELLKPAVWGLTANLLYSAMSGKPFISAEKKLGDPMFADLFQYLNRFTPDSSKHPAMPWREGSDWTREEMELFDSVSLHDLLFNPATRRSLPQHLVPRHRFGSLVKDAVETTLRVECLSIKDVSAYVGLHFLVGYLYRPLVTFPGGNGYIADRIRQRLMSTGSCKFKAGSRAYSITQNQEGVKVCFQQEGKNYYANANALIWAGAKHGALSVVDGLPSQQKSAIAEIEHRDYAIAGVYLKKAALTNYFGGYVIEGDIGGRYPNSWCRSGVCLAANWKDPAYAGDLGVLTLLKPISGSADQGKLDKANFRNLQQTAYGEVRDMLIATGHSPDLIEDIKLWRWPGGLVVSKVGQMKHDVFANASQPVGAVFFANQDSVGMGNMESAIWAGCHAADQVRQHIRSHRSVVSHIGDYAATQS
- a CDS encoding PEP/pyruvate-binding domain-containing protein; this encodes MTYDSHIVEVSGQQKSNTQSLGGKASSLNTLAAAGFPVPRAYCLTVDAYASFLQESGLDQWISGLEQWDASAFTQIRQRIEDTQLPSSLRQAIVGAYKDIGAERVAVRSSAISEDSEEHSFAGQYDTYLHVENEENLVDCVKRCWGSFWTERAHAYEGRQDQRRSNDANAPKQGIAVVIQAMIDADAAGVLFTADPLNGDPQRTVIESCWGLGEGVVSGQVTTDTFVVDNQKMELLEQTLREKPVMSTRAENGGVCLRKTATDKINAPTLNENEALALAGYANAIRSHYGREMDIEWALKDGKIWILQARPITVTPTRGDNRLFADADESNSYIRDNALFSRMDTGEIVTGLMTPLGLSFCRFYQHKVHGPAVKTMGLLDIGDSQHYMGYLQGHVYLNISASAMLLTQCPPTRDPLKFTKRYSTEEVDLNFYTNPYGKAPQGLQYLKSAGYWTLYQVRNLMTAERTVRDMISLRKRETERFLKLDLSAMSLSELNAEMQRIDRYFLESCAAYMPFFLQSFALYDALAELCEKWLGDTSKGLQNRIKASLSNLRTIEVTRGVCDLAASIQRSNHLRQLVLETPLEQLAQALQNDAEGARFWNNDFMAFLRDYGARGRQEFELSIPRWADDPSYLLQVIRMYLTSDVQLESRLEEIDRKRDDDTRALLSGLPLRIRLLFKFVISTYAKMAERREATRPTYIAQTWFYRKIIVEVMRRLSAEKVLKMEDLPYIDFNELRDYLAGKKSAQQAFSAELIERNRRSHLLNQRLQEPPMAIVGGHTPQRETAETAPTDDNQVFQGIGASPGVAMGRARVITDLPRQAEEFQQGEILVARFTDASWTPLFVLAAGVVADVGSMLSHSSIVSREFGIPAIVNTKTTTRRIRTGDMLYLDGDAGIVRIEERKEDASQ
- a CDS encoding biosynthesis protein PigD, producing MEITIGVIVVTRSRGFFETGLSVLSDIRGEVFQQVSLDADIEFEEKLPSTHPVYEEARDKAVRFLGKRKERISMRVIQADSLERAQDKILQTPLLGANFQVGMVYVDYADPQFEDLAPQQIDMQLQTFYTTLRQADIPVFQSSFSTVVYTLPQRPRIRHQPMEYIERQLPDDRSLLQADLLCLWMDFFEMSYANRRVKPTARVLPHNTLGEHLINFLSERAGSEWLGFYFTGSLVSNMINHLEQEAERRNVLLLRGPSEHSLACGAMANWQLYRRPFMIVVTSGMIDEFKGTIANLREARAQGFIVCAENRHDQWFAFQGTVSAEEDSREVIKARGLPCLYLNDVDRLQEDLQKAMELYDAKRGPVVLLATQAVLEACSRFDIAYPPAPKAASDIIPESVQPVLDQVMSLLNNGPDKLVWQCGAMDDEELELTLSIAERAGVALVDSLTYPGSVPKFRHCQRNRNYLGTLAVYGYSPRVYNFLHTNDKMNPQSEQCLFFIKSKLHQVSTPFSDGRLQRKLQIVQLTENPEHISPYTDFPLVLEHKQFLRYVDQHLAPSSELVARRYEAIASVPDSPSDMASRLPTTPMTPNYFFARLNKLMEKLIVEHGYDYTGLYDVGRCGISAVRNLARTRRGFSGWYGRALMGDALMASISLAFTSPSNVVAFIGDGAKGLTPDVLPSLLENALSYPGRMNRNLTIFYFCNGGHSVINTYQERILFNYTSRQMRLVNVTDQDWEDELGGLSFTSRTLTTFDPAALTSALLRPGCVNLFSVMVSHNNEGDGISLATATGWQRDPATQPQAETKAETATGTDTETDKESAQPVV